In Arachis hypogaea cultivar Tifrunner chromosome 2, arahy.Tifrunner.gnm2.J5K5, whole genome shotgun sequence, a genomic segment contains:
- the LOC112742597 gene encoding uncharacterized protein: MGMGTCSGDIAENMHQVIAAVTMEDHTLSKKKEGVEGLNLNTVECLRGRLLAERQASRVAKEQAESMDKKLIELETMIREEIKLRKRAQRKLRFLTKKLETLNISYISMQSHHSDYSCENSCGSSSSSVTSISKHSSEVNDETKHHHHHHEKNEDLPENNNEVVHSNNNVTEEASALIQIYPSTTKDSDSEISFYNSNSSSEDLKNDESSRISSISSKSSVTEKEDDEKGYFIDNSMALVPVNVIATSQTTSNRLKPVNQSVLEALEALKHAKERLQSSMETRQTIHVGPTPTYN, translated from the exons ATGGGGATGGGGACCTGCAGTGGTGATATTGCAGAAAACATGCATCAAGTGATAGCTGCTGTTACCATGGAGGACCACACTTTGAG CAAGAAAAAGGAAGGTGTTGAGGGGTTGAATTTGAACACTGTGGAGTGCCTCAGAGGGAGGTTATTGGCAGAGAGACAGGCTTCAAGGGTAGCAAAGGAACAAGCAGAATCAATGGACAAAAAG TTGATTGAGTTAGAAACGATGATTAGAGAAGAGATCAAATTAAGAAAGAGAGCTCAAAGAAAGCTTAGATTTCTAACGAAGAAGCTTGAAACTTTGAACATATCATACATTTCAATGCAATCCCATCATTCTGATTATTCATGTGAAAACTCTTGTGGGTCATCATCATCTTCAGTTACTTCAATCTCAAAACATTCATCAGAAGTAAATGATGAAAcaaagcatcatcatcatcatcatgaaaaaAATGAAGATTTGCCAGAAAATAATAATGAAGTAGTTCACAGTAATAATAATGTTACAGAGGAAGCTTCTGCACTCATACAGATTTATCCATCCACTACAAAAGATTCTGATTCAgagattagtttttataattcaaattcaagCTCGGAggatttgaagaatgatgaaaGCAGCAG GATTTCTAGTATTAGCTCAAAATCATCCGTGACAGagaaagaagatgatgaaaaggGATATTTCATTGATAATTCGATGGCATTAGTTCCAGTGAATGTGATAGCAACATCACAAACCACAAGTAATAGACTCAAACCAGTAAATCAAAGTGTCCTTGAAGCACTAGAGGCATTGAAGCATGCCAAAGAAAGGCTTCAAAGCTCAATGGAAACTAGGCAAACGATTCATGTTGGTCCAACTCCAACCTATAATTAG